From Oreochromis niloticus isolate F11D_XX linkage group LG14, O_niloticus_UMD_NMBU, whole genome shotgun sequence, one genomic window encodes:
- the synrg gene encoding synergin gamma isoform X6 translates to MNRFHPFMYPVGGGLGPPQGMVPMQQQQQQQQQGFPMVPVMQPNMQGMMGMNFGGQMPPGAIPMQGGMAIGMQTPGMQFLGQPQFMGMRPAGPQYTADMQKQMAEEHQKRLEQQQKMLEEDRKRRQFEEQKQKLRLLSSVKPKTGEKSRDDALEAIKGNLDGFSRDAKMHPTPSSQTQKPDSSPSHPSVTAPSLPPAMSEDNDEFSDFQGPVDTPTSFPLPPSSSSSSSTTTPSSFGFSSQAQPSSFAPNIGFSEDDDEFSDFVQGPVNTFPSANFHLSSQSQVQSTFPPSQSLPSSVSIHTDTQHSAVSTSTQSAFQGPSLEEKLFSSCDLTADKTAQVSFKSKQSLAEMTPRAKVSTQFQPSTKARNWAAATEDLSSVFVAEKPPEAPVPAPKLPPSAAGSSPQTSSDSAGVGVYPQQEHIQTMLPAWVYNDSLVPEMFKKVLEITMTPAGIDTAKLYPILMSSGLPREALGQIWASANRTTPGMLTKEELYTVLALIGVAQSGLPAMNVEILGQFPSPPVPNLPALAMAMAPVMPQHQQPMMTQPPVSMAMPTAAPPPVMPMTPAAPAQPPTNTNFIASFPPAQVSQGTKADDDDFQDFQEAPKAGGDQAFSDFQGESGGSFPTTIVPQHQNSTPALLTPVSGSSSASVTSSDKYAVFKQLSVDQPAEPTPPASDIGDKYSVFRQLEQPAEKKSVGEGFADFKSVGTVDDGFTDFKTADSVSPLDPPDQAKLFQPSFPSAFPNSQSLQQLPQQPPAVSLSQPKNPLNMADLDLFSSIAPSVPAPTETKPSTFPSVSVPPSLVLLPGGAKPPGGGADEFGDFALFGSSSDSTRASAAGGAPSAPQDDFADFMAFGSSGGEPKGESSVGVQGETSTQQRSQQSSDKYDVFKQLSLEGGLAYDDTKESGAGSFSSLKSDNDDFADFQSSKFCTALGASEKTLVDKVAAFKQAKEDSASVKSLDLPSIGGSSVGKDDSEDALSVQLDMKLSDMGGDLKHVMSDSSLDLPGLSSHQPPATEGDDMKFDPFGTSALSTLASYDWSDRDESLPGEVRKPPGLEGAGLPSLVPTQRKELTFGSTENITSNSIANIITSFPAEDTSSADDKFEAFADFGSGDQGGVNNEDDFGDFASTVSEKSDSPAATAEAGSEGNQSEASDDFGAFQGDKPKFGRSDFLKASAQAKVKSSEEMIKNELATFDLSVQGSHKRSHSLGEKEIRRSPPSPAPEQPFRDRSNTLNEKPALPVIRDKYKDLTGEVEESERYAYEWQRCLESALEVITKANNTLNGISSSSVCTEVIQSAQGMEYLLGVVEVYRVSRRVELGIKATAVCSEKLQQQLKDISRVWNNLIGFMSLAKLAPDESSLDFSSCILRPGIKNAKDLACGVCLLNVDARSKNKEESTIGRLFKRALTKDRERSLRAFNSETDNFKLMYGGHQYHASCANFWINCVEPKPPGLILPDLL, encoded by the exons ATGAACAGATTTCACCC TTTTATGTATCCTGTTGGAGGAGGCTTGGGACCGCCGCAAG gcATGGTACCcatgcagcaacagcagcagcagcaacagcagggCTTCCCCATGGTTCCTGTCATGCAGCCTAACATGCAGGGCATGATGGGAATGAACTTTGGAGGCCAGATGCCCCCAGGTGCCATCCCTATGCAG GGTGGAATGGCGATTGGGATGCAGACCCCTGGGATGCAGTTCTTGGGTCAGCCACAGTTCATGGGTATGAGACCAGCAGGACCCCAGTACACGGCTGACATGCAGAAACAGATGGCTGAAGAGCACCA AAAACGtctggagcagcagcagaaaatgctggaggaagacaggaaaagaagaCAATTTGAGGAGCAGAAACAGAAGCTGAGGTTGCTCAGCAGTGTCAAACCCAAG ACGGGGGAGAAGAGCCGTGATGATGCCTTGGAGGCAATCAAAGGCAACCTGGATGGTTTCAGCAGAGACGCAAAGATGCACCCCACTCCGTCATCTCAGACCCAGAAGCCAG actcatcaccatcgCACCCGTCTGTAACTGCTCCCTCCCTTCCCCCAGCTATGTCTGAGGATAATGATGAGTTTAGTGACTTTCAGGGCCCCGTCGATACCCCCACGTCGTTCCCTTTGCCcccctcctcatcctcttcctcctccaccaccactcCCTCCAGCTTCGGGTTCTCCTCTCAGGCCCAGCCTTCATCCTTTGCCCCCAACATAGGTTTCTCTGAGGACGATGACGAGTTTAGTGACTTTGTTCAGGGACCTGTAAACACTTTCCCTTCCGCCAACTTCCACCTCTCCTCTCAGTCGCAAGTCCAATCGACTTTTCCACCCTCACAATCCCTCCCTTCTTCTGTGTCCATTCACACTGACACCCAACACTCTGCTGTCAGCACCAGCACCCAGTCTGCATTTCAAG GCCCATCCCTGGAAGAGAAGCTGTTCTCCTCCTGTGATCTCACAGCTGATAAGACTGCGCAGGTTAGCTTTAAGTCCAAGCAGAGTTTGGCTGAAATGACTCCTAGAGCTAAAGTTTCAACCCAGTTTCAGCCCAGTACTAAAGCGAGGAATTGGGCCGCGGCCACCGAGGACTTGAGCTCTGTCTTCGTCGCAGAAAAGCCACCAGAGGCCCCGGTACCAGCGCCCAAACTCCCCCCATCAGCTGCTGGCTCATCTCCTCAAACCAGTAGTGACAGTG CAGGTGTTGGTGTGTACCCACAACAAGAGCACATTCAGACCATGCTGCCCGCCTGGGTTTACAACGACAGCCTCGTCCCAG aAATGTTCAAGAAGGTTCTTGAAATCACCATGACTCCAGCAGGGATAGACACAGCCAAACTCTACCCGATATTAATGTCATCAGGTCTTCCAAGGGAAGCACTCGGGCAAATCTGGGCTTCAGCCAACCGCACAACACCTGGCATGCTGACCAAGGAGGAGCTTTACACTGTACTTGCACTAATTGGGGTGGCGCAG AGTGGCCTCCCGGCAATGAACGTGGAAATCCTCGGCCAATTTCCTTCTCCTCCCGTGCCGAACCTGCCGGCCCTGGCTATGGCCATGGCCCCTGTCATGCCTCAGCACCAGCAGCCCATGATGACCCAGCCCCCGGTCTCCATGGCCATGCCCACAGCAGCCCCGCCACCAGTCATGCCTATGACACCGGCAGCACCGGCTCAGCCACCCACAAACACAAATTTCATTGCCAGTTTCCCTCCAGCACAGGTATCACAG GGAACCAAAGCCGATGACGATGACTTCCAGGACTTCCAGGAGGCTCCAAAGGCAGGAGGAGACCAAGCTTTCTCTGACTTTCAGGGGGAATCGGGAGGAAGCTTCCCTACTACCATTGTACCACAGCACCAAAACAG CACGCCTGCCTTGCTGACTCCAGTGTCTGGTTCCTCCTCCGCCTCCGTCACATCTTCTGATAAGTACGCCGTGTTCAAGCAGCTGTCTGTGGATCAGCCTGCAGAGCCTACACCCCCTGCCTCAG ATATTGGAGACAAATACAGTGTATTCAGACAACTCGAACAACCTGCGGAGAAGAAATCAGTCG GAGAAGGATTTGCAGATTTCAAGTCTGTCGGCACAGTCGATGATGGCTTCACAGACTTTAAAACAGCCGACAGCGTCTCTCCACTAGACCCTCCAGATCAAGCCAAACTCTTTCAACCTTCCTTCCCCTCTGCTTTTCCAAACTCTCAGTCACTACAGCAGCTTCCCCAGCAACCGCCAGCAGTGTCTCTTTCTCAGCCCAAAAATCCTCTCAACATGGCTGACCTGGACCTTTTCTCTTCTATAGCGCCCTCTGTTCCTGCCCCCACTGAGACAAAACCCAGCACATTCCCCTCTGTGTCTGTGCCCCCCTCTCTCGTGCTCCTGCCAGGTGGAGCAAAACCTCCGGGAGGAGGGGCAGATGAGTTTGGTGATTTTGCCCTCTTTGGCTCCTCTTCTGACTCCACTCGAGCTTCAGCCGCAGGAGGAGCTCCCTCAGCACCTCAGGATGACTTTGCAGACTTCATGGCATTTGGCAGCTCTGGTGGAGAGCCTAAAGGCGAGAGCAGCGTGGGTGTTCAAGGGGAAACCTCCACACAGCAGCGGTCTCAGCAGAGCTCTGACAAATACGACGTATTCAAACAACTTTCTCTGGAAGGAGGCCTCGCCTACGATGACACCAAGGAGAGCGGCGCCGGCTCCTTCTCGTCACTCAAGAGCGACAACGACGACTTTGCCGACTTTCAGTCCTCGAAGTTCTGCACAGCACTCGGAGCTTCTGAAAAGACTCTGGTGGACAAGGTGGCCGCGTTCAAACAGGCCAAGGAAGACTCTGCATCTGTAAAGTCCCTCGACCTCCCGTCCATCGGCGGGAGCAGCGTGGGAAAGGACGACTCTGAGGACGCGCTGTCAGTGCAGCTGGACATGAAGCTGTCGGACATGGGCGGAGACCTGAAGCACGTGATGTCAGACAGCTCTCTGGATTTGCCGGGTCTCTCTTCCCACCAGCCCCCTGCTACAG AAGGAGACGACATGAAATTTGACCCCTTTGGGACGTCGGCCCTCAGCACCTTGGCCAGCTATGACTGGTCAGACCGTGATGAAAGTCTGCCCGGTGAGGTCAGAAAGCCACCGGGCTTGGAAGGAGCTGGCCTTCCATCTTTAGTCCCCACTCAGAGGAAGGAACTGACCTTTGGCAGCACTGAAAACATCACAAGCAACTCCATAGCAAACATCATCACCTCCTTCCCTGCAGAGGACACTTCATCCGCAGATGACAAGTTTGAAGCCTTTGCTGACTTTGGCTCCGGCGACCAGGGCGGTGTCAATAACGAGGATGACTTTGGAGACTTTGCAAGTACTGTTTCGGAGAAGTCAGACTCGCCTGCTGCCACTGCCGAGGCGGGCTCAGAGGGAAACCAGAGCGAGGCCTCCGATGACTTTGGTGCCTTCCAGGGAGACAAGCCAAAGTTTGGCAGGTCTGACTTCCTCAAAGCCAGCGCTCAGGCCAAGGTCAAGTCCAGCGAGGAGATGATCAAGAACGAGTTGGCAACTTTTGATTTGTCGGTTCAAG GTTCCCACAAGCGCAGTCACAGTTTGGGTGAGAAGGAAATCAGGCGTTCACCCCCATCTCCGGCACCAGAGCAGCCCTTCAGAGACCGATCCAACACCCTGAACGAGAAGCCCGCACTGCCCGTCATCAGAGACAAGTACAAGGACCTgactggagaggtggag GAGAGCGAGCGCTACGCCTATGAGTGGCAGAGGTGCCTGGAAAGCGCTCTGgag GTCATCACCAAAGCCAACAACACCCTGAACGGGATCAGCAGCTCTTCTGTCTGCACCGAGGTCATCCAGTCTGCTCAGGGCATGGAGTACCTGCTTG GCGTGGTGGAAGTGTATCGCGTCTCTCGGCGTGTGGAGCTGGGCATCAAGGCCACGGCGGTGTGCTCTgagaagctgcagcagcagctgaaggaCATCAGCCGTGTGTGGAACAACCTCATAGGCTTCATGTCGCTGGCTAAGCTCGCT CCTGATGAAAGCTCCCTGGATTTCTCCTCCTGTATTCTGCGGCCGGGTATCAAGAATGCAAAGGACTTGGCTTGTGGGGTTTGTCTGCTCAACGTCGACGCTCGCAGCAAG AACAAAGAAGAAAGCACTATTGGACGTCTGTTTAAACGA GCATTGACTAAAGACAGGGAGAGGAGCTTAAGG GCGTTCAACTCAGAGACAGACAACTTCAAGCTGATGTACGGGGGTCATCAGTACCACGCCAGCTGTGCCAACTTCTGGATTAACTGTGTGGAGCCCAAACCCCCGGGCCTCATCCTGCCTGACCTGCTCTGA